Proteins encoded together in one Microbacterium sp. zg-Y625 window:
- a CDS encoding gamma-glutamylcyclotransferase family protein — translation MGDTVELLFSYGSLEGGELQLDTFGRVVHTETDVLPGYTTSLTRRPDPRIAERIGPITQRELRRTGDPRDKVIGTVLRLSEAELDAADDLVGPPFYRLPVTLESGRGAWVYVVAAP, via the coding sequence ATGGGCGACACGGTCGAGCTGCTGTTCAGCTACGGCTCACTGGAGGGCGGCGAGCTGCAGCTCGACACGTTCGGGCGCGTCGTGCACACCGAGACCGACGTGCTGCCGGGCTACACGACCTCGTTGACCCGGCGGCCGGACCCCCGCATCGCCGAGCGCATCGGGCCCATCACGCAGCGCGAGCTGCGCCGCACCGGAGACCCGCGCGACAAGGTCATCGGCACAGTGCTGCGCCTCAGCGAGGCTGAGCTGGATGCCGCCGACGATCTGGTGGGCCCACCCTTCTATCGCCTGCCCGTGACGCTCGAGAGTGGTCGCGGCGCATGGGTGTACGTGGTGGCGGCGCCGTGA
- a CDS encoding SixA phosphatase family protein: MGVRGGGAVIRLALVRHAKSEWGSPGVADHDRALNERGLHDAPVMAARLADSGFVPDAIVTSTARRARTTAAAFGERFGVEPVLRPGLYGAPAEELLEAAVQQGAPSVLVVAHDPGMSVLAARLSNDSIGHMPTCAVATFTWRDQDDWEVADALDPDEWTFDSPR, encoded by the coding sequence ATGGGTGTACGTGGTGGCGGCGCCGTGATCCGCCTCGCGCTCGTGCGTCATGCCAAGAGCGAGTGGGGCTCGCCGGGGGTCGCCGACCACGACCGCGCGCTGAACGAGCGCGGGCTGCACGACGCGCCGGTCATGGCCGCACGCCTGGCCGACAGCGGCTTCGTGCCCGATGCGATCGTGACGTCCACCGCCCGGCGGGCCCGCACCACGGCCGCGGCGTTCGGCGAGCGCTTCGGTGTGGAGCCCGTGCTGCGGCCGGGGCTCTACGGGGCGCCCGCCGAAGAGCTGCTCGAGGCCGCCGTGCAGCAAGGCGCGCCGTCGGTGCTGGTCGTCGCCCACGACCCCGGCATGAGCGTGCTCGCCGCACGGCTGTCGAACGATTCGATCGGCCACATGCCGACCTGCGCGGTCGCCACCTTCACCTGGCGCGATCAGGACGACTGGGAGGTCGCGGACGCACTCGATCCCGACGAGTGGACGTTCGACTCGCCGCGGTGA
- a CDS encoding YbaK/EbsC family protein, which translates to MLVHAALRAAGIPGEIVVLPDAAATAAQAAAAVGVEVGAIANSLVFWSDGEPLLVMTSGAHRVDTAALAARLGRQRIERATAQQVRDATGQAIGGVAPTGHPAPLSTVVDEMLAGYPEIWAAAGTPHTVFPLTFDQLVALTGGRVAPVD; encoded by the coding sequence ATGCTCGTGCACGCGGCGCTTCGGGCTGCCGGCATCCCGGGCGAGATCGTCGTGCTGCCGGATGCCGCGGCCACTGCGGCGCAGGCCGCCGCAGCCGTCGGGGTCGAGGTCGGCGCGATCGCGAACAGCCTGGTCTTCTGGTCAGACGGCGAGCCGCTGCTGGTGATGACCAGCGGCGCGCACCGCGTCGACACCGCAGCGCTCGCCGCCCGGCTCGGCCGGCAGCGTATCGAGCGCGCCACGGCTCAGCAGGTGCGGGATGCCACGGGTCAGGCGATCGGCGGCGTGGCTCCCACCGGCCACCCCGCCCCGCTGTCGACGGTCGTCGACGAGATGCTCGCGGGGTATCCCGAGATCTGGGCGGCCGCCGGCACGCCGCACACCGTGTTCCCACTGACCTTCGATCAGCTGGTCGCCCTCACCGGCGGCCGCGTCGCACCGGTGGACTGA
- a CDS encoding pyridoxamine 5'-phosphate oxidase family protein, with protein sequence MDDLFDVDKPAHAMARTRLSTDLIAWLVTTTTEGRPHPAPVWFFWHDGVLTILSEPDTLKVKHLQRGSQAVVHLDSGGAFGDDIVVLQGDVRLEPKGAETWLEQFREPYEAKYHRAIAAYGMPLEQFGRTFSTRIVFTPTRLVAWGG encoded by the coding sequence ATGGACGACCTGTTCGACGTCGACAAGCCCGCCCACGCCATGGCCCGCACGCGTCTGAGTACGGACCTCATCGCCTGGCTCGTGACCACCACCACCGAAGGGCGCCCGCACCCGGCCCCGGTCTGGTTCTTCTGGCACGACGGTGTGCTCACGATCCTCAGCGAACCGGACACCCTGAAGGTGAAGCACCTGCAGCGGGGATCGCAGGCCGTCGTGCACCTCGACTCGGGCGGGGCGTTCGGTGACGACATCGTCGTGCTGCAGGGCGACGTGCGCCTCGAGCCGAAGGGCGCGGAAACCTGGCTGGAGCAGTTCCGCGAGCCGTACGAGGCCAAGTACCACCGCGCGATCGCGGCCTACGGCATGCCGCTGGAGCAGTTCGGTCGCACGTTCTCGACGCGCATCGTGTTCACCCCGACGCGGCTGGTGGCCTGGGGAGGCTGA
- a CDS encoding Glu/Leu/Phe/Val dehydrogenase family protein yields MTTALPLPDVTHERVEVITGRRSGLFLVVALHSSVLGSALGGARLWTYPHWSDALGDALRLSAAMTLKNAAAGLDAGGGKAVIGLEPDTVLDGTRRRDAFLDLGDAVESLGGLYRTAEDVGSTTDDMLVVSERTAHVVGLPDAVGGSGEPAGPTSLGVYESLRATLERVTGSPDVAGRRITISGLGQVGSRLALRLSAEGAALTVTDVNLAKRHLAADLGAAWVDPGTEHLVPADVFVPAGIGGLLTDEVIDALDATAVCGPANNPLASHAGADRLAARGILYAPDFVVNAGGVIYLDSAAKHLGTRPQIFERVAGIGDTLRRIFDEATASGITPLAAAEELAAQRLAAGSRETALT; encoded by the coding sequence ATGACCACCGCCCTGCCCTTGCCCGATGTCACCCACGAGCGGGTGGAGGTGATCACGGGGCGACGGAGCGGTCTGTTCCTCGTCGTCGCCCTGCACTCCTCGGTTCTCGGTTCCGCCCTCGGCGGCGCCCGCCTGTGGACCTACCCGCACTGGAGCGACGCCCTCGGCGACGCCCTGCGGCTGTCGGCCGCGATGACCCTGAAGAACGCCGCGGCCGGGCTCGACGCCGGCGGCGGCAAGGCGGTCATCGGACTCGAACCCGACACGGTGCTCGACGGGACGCGCCGCCGGGACGCCTTCCTCGACCTCGGCGACGCCGTGGAGTCACTCGGCGGGCTCTACCGCACCGCGGAGGACGTCGGCTCCACCACCGACGACATGCTGGTGGTATCGGAGCGCACCGCCCATGTGGTGGGCCTGCCCGACGCCGTCGGCGGATCCGGCGAGCCGGCCGGCCCCACGAGCCTGGGCGTCTACGAGTCGCTGCGCGCCACCCTCGAACGCGTCACCGGGTCCCCCGATGTCGCCGGCCGCCGCATCACCATCTCGGGACTCGGTCAGGTGGGAAGCCGCCTCGCCCTGCGTCTGTCTGCAGAGGGCGCCGCCCTCACCGTCACCGACGTCAACCTCGCCAAGCGGCACCTCGCCGCCGACCTGGGCGCCGCCTGGGTCGATCCCGGCACCGAGCACCTCGTACCCGCCGACGTGTTCGTCCCGGCAGGCATCGGGGGCCTGCTCACCGACGAGGTCATCGACGCCCTGGATGCCACTGCCGTCTGCGGACCCGCCAACAACCCGCTGGCGTCCCACGCCGGGGCGGACCGGCTGGCGGCCCGTGGCATCCTCTACGCGCCCGACTTCGTCGTCAACGCCGGGGGCGTCATCTATCTGGACTCCGCGGCGAAGCATCTCGGCACGCGCCCGCAGATCTTCGAGCGGGTTGCGGGCATCGGCGACACGCTGCGCCGCATCTTCGACGAGGCCACGGCGAGCGGCATCACCCCGCTGGCCGCGGCCGAAGAGCTGGCCGCGCAGCGCCTGGCGGCAGGGTCCCGCGAGACCGCTCTGACCTGA
- a CDS encoding VIT1/CCC1 transporter family protein produces MSASGTNGGAAKSGGSALASRLNRLRAGVLGANDGIVSVAAVVVGVAGANAQSSHVITAGAAALIGGAISMAVGEYVSVSSQRDTERALIEQEKRELRDIPDDELEQLTTVYRNRGLSDATARQVAQELTEQDALGSHLEAEYAISREGVVSPWAAAFTSGIAFVLGAILPMAAILLPPAAWRVPVTFITVLIALAITGAVAARMSGAPALRAMTRTVVGGALALGATWAVGLLLDSTGVV; encoded by the coding sequence ATGAGCGCATCGGGTACGAACGGCGGCGCCGCGAAGAGCGGCGGCAGCGCCCTCGCGTCACGGCTGAATCGCCTGCGCGCGGGAGTGCTCGGGGCGAACGACGGCATCGTGTCGGTCGCGGCGGTCGTGGTCGGCGTCGCCGGCGCCAACGCGCAGTCGTCGCACGTCATCACGGCGGGAGCTGCGGCGCTCATCGGCGGTGCCATCTCGATGGCCGTCGGCGAGTACGTCTCGGTCAGCAGCCAGCGCGACACCGAGCGCGCGCTGATCGAACAGGAGAAGCGCGAGCTGCGCGACATCCCCGATGATGAGCTCGAGCAGCTCACGACGGTCTACCGAAACCGCGGACTTTCAGATGCCACGGCGCGGCAGGTGGCGCAGGAGCTGACCGAGCAAGACGCACTCGGCTCGCACCTCGAGGCCGAATACGCGATCAGCCGTGAGGGGGTCGTGAGCCCCTGGGCTGCGGCGTTCACCTCCGGCATCGCGTTCGTGCTGGGCGCGATCCTGCCCATGGCGGCGATCCTGCTGCCGCCCGCCGCCTGGCGGGTGCCGGTGACATTCATCACCGTGCTGATCGCGCTCGCGATCACCGGCGCCGTCGCCGCCCGCATGAGCGGTGCACCGGCGCTGCGTGCGATGACCCGCACGGTCGTGGGCGGCGCACTGGCCCTCGGCGCGACATGGGCGGTCGGCCTGCTGCTGGATTCCACCGGCGTGGTCTAG
- a CDS encoding beta-galactosidase, translating into MPPTNSLHVRAPEVSHRTDLGSGAVTVTNRAVLVDGAPVFPLTGEVHFSRLPRAQWDDTLRRVRAAGITHVASYVLWNHHEPVRGEVSFEGGLDVAAFLRAARGQGLEIVLRIGPYAHAESRHGGLPDWIAESGMAVRTDDPAYLTEVERWYTLLEEQVRGIPLFAIQVDNELYDQPQHLSTLRALAERVGFSAPLWVATGWGAADLPDDVLPVFGGYSDSFWIEASDTRDLRSESNFYPSARRDDDGIGADHRTGEPGEAREYDLPFATCEIGAGMVAAYHRRPIVTADDVDALTLAKLASGSVWQGYYMFSDGRNPRTGLQEAHANGEPNDFTDISYDFGAPLTVDGMPRASWYRLRRQHHLLQQWGALLADMPASFPDDAPVAPDAEGLRWSVRSDGSAGFVFVVNHQPGITLPAHDGVAFGVTTDAGEVEFPAVDIPSGAAFVWPFGLRVGSVTVRWATAQPLTQVTWRGAPLLVLTATDGIPARFDVDAEVRPAELDGPGVLSELVIGGEVVARVLVLSEADGLRLGVRGDELVLADGVVAPDRVELFAGGEVQRLTSDGWIAVGSAAPRRADVAVTTVRAAGTPPERHAAPNGRASIPTDWSGAAKIALDLPDDAEGTLVIDWEGDVARAWVGDRLLSDAIYRGEPWRIAPHDRRGAQRIAIEILPPHPDAQVLVGAGRVPMRTEVTSARLETPATVALD; encoded by the coding sequence GTGCCCCCCACGAACTCCCTCCACGTCCGCGCGCCCGAGGTGTCCCACCGCACCGACCTGGGCTCCGGGGCGGTCACCGTGACCAATCGCGCCGTGCTCGTCGACGGTGCGCCGGTCTTCCCGCTGACCGGCGAGGTGCACTTCTCGCGGCTGCCGCGGGCGCAGTGGGACGACACCCTGCGCCGCGTCCGCGCCGCCGGCATCACGCACGTCGCCTCATACGTGCTGTGGAACCACCACGAGCCCGTGCGCGGCGAGGTCTCGTTCGAGGGCGGCCTGGACGTCGCCGCGTTCCTGCGCGCCGCTCGCGGCCAGGGCCTCGAAATCGTGCTGCGCATCGGTCCCTACGCGCACGCCGAGAGCCGCCACGGCGGCCTACCGGACTGGATCGCGGAGTCGGGCATGGCCGTCCGCACCGACGACCCCGCCTACCTCACCGAGGTGGAGCGCTGGTACACCCTGCTCGAGGAGCAGGTGCGCGGCATCCCGCTGTTCGCCATTCAGGTCGACAACGAGCTCTACGACCAGCCGCAGCACCTGAGCACGCTGCGCGCCCTCGCGGAGCGCGTGGGCTTCTCGGCGCCGCTGTGGGTGGCCACCGGCTGGGGCGCGGCCGATCTGCCTGACGACGTGCTGCCGGTGTTCGGCGGGTACTCCGACTCGTTCTGGATCGAGGCCTCTGATACCCGGGACCTCCGCAGCGAAAGCAACTTCTACCCGTCGGCGCGTCGCGACGACGACGGCATCGGCGCCGACCACCGCACCGGCGAGCCGGGCGAAGCACGCGAGTACGACCTGCCGTTCGCGACCTGCGAGATCGGCGCCGGCATGGTCGCCGCCTACCACCGCCGTCCGATCGTGACCGCCGACGACGTCGACGCGCTGACGCTCGCCAAGCTCGCGTCGGGGAGCGTCTGGCAGGGCTATTACATGTTCTCCGACGGCCGCAATCCGCGCACCGGACTGCAGGAGGCCCACGCGAACGGCGAGCCCAACGACTTCACCGACATCTCATACGACTTCGGTGCGCCGCTGACGGTCGACGGGATGCCGCGGGCCAGCTGGTACCGCCTGCGCCGCCAGCACCACCTGCTGCAGCAGTGGGGCGCGCTGCTGGCGGACATGCCGGCATCGTTCCCCGACGACGCTCCGGTCGCCCCCGATGCCGAGGGGCTGCGCTGGTCGGTGCGCTCGGACGGCTCAGCGGGCTTCGTGTTCGTCGTCAACCACCAGCCGGGGATCACCCTGCCGGCCCACGACGGCGTCGCGTTCGGCGTGACGACGGATGCCGGCGAGGTCGAGTTCCCCGCCGTGGACATCCCCTCCGGCGCCGCGTTCGTCTGGCCGTTCGGGCTGCGCGTCGGGTCAGTCACGGTGCGCTGGGCCACGGCGCAGCCGTTGACGCAGGTGACCTGGCGCGGGGCGCCGCTGCTGGTGCTGACGGCGACCGATGGCATCCCCGCCCGTTTCGACGTCGACGCCGAGGTGCGCCCGGCTGAGCTGGATGGCCCCGGAGTGCTTTCCGAGCTGGTCATCGGTGGCGAGGTCGTCGCGCGGGTGCTGGTGCTGAGCGAGGCCGACGGTCTGCGCCTGGGCGTGCGCGGCGACGAACTCGTGCTCGCCGACGGCGTCGTGGCCCCGGACCGCGTGGAGCTGTTCGCCGGCGGCGAGGTGCAGCGGCTGACCTCCGACGGCTGGATCGCCGTGGGTTCGGCGGCGCCGCGGCGTGCCGACGTCGCTGTCACGACCGTGCGCGCCGCCGGCACGCCGCCCGAGCGGCACGCCGCCCCCAACGGGCGCGCGTCGATTCCCACCGACTGGAGCGGGGCGGCCAAGATCGCCCTCGACCTCCCCGACGACGCCGAGGGCACCCTCGTCATCGACTGGGAGGGCGACGTCGCACGCGCCTGGGTCGGCGACCGGCTGCTGTCGGATGCGATCTACCGCGGAGAGCCGTGGCGCATCGCGCCGCACGACCGGCGCGGAGCGCAGCGCATCGCGATCGAGATCCTGCCGCCGCACCCCGACGCGCAGGTGCTCGTCGGTGCGGGGCGTGTGCCCATGCGCACCGAGGTGACCTCCGCGCGGCTCGAGACGCCGGCCACGGTGGCGCTGGACTGA
- a CDS encoding ABC transporter substrate-binding protein, whose amino-acid sequence MNQPQRRRRVLSAVAIGAAGALALSGCAGDAEGSSDGPVEITFQSWVPNIDQVVDAFNEEHDDIHVTLETITAGPDGGYAKMLSAVQAGNPADVAQVGYDSIPDFLINDALEDITDYVGDSADDFVPWQWETGVFDDRVYAVPQASGPLGQFYRKDIFDSLGLAYPTTWDEYYEAAKVIRASDPNRYIAAFAFNQAPWMIGLAQQGGANWFDTEDDAWVVDIDGDATISVAEYWQKLIDEDLVKIEADFSSEWNADIQNGNVVTWISGSWADAILRGTAPDTAGSWAVGPVPQWNAGDNVSATWAGGSASVVLKGSKNPEAAAEFVLWMNSDPASVDILTSVGAGWPAIADTSEVASLQEDPEVFAFYGGQDIWDVFAESDAAVDTSWKWPPLASTLFASLTDNVKAAVDAGTPIADAYRKTQSDVVNALEERGITVK is encoded by the coding sequence ATGAATCAGCCACAACGCCGCAGGCGGGTTCTTTCCGCCGTGGCCATCGGCGCGGCAGGGGCGCTCGCGCTCTCGGGCTGTGCCGGCGACGCCGAAGGCTCGTCCGACGGCCCCGTCGAGATCACCTTCCAGTCCTGGGTGCCGAACATCGACCAGGTCGTGGACGCTTTCAACGAAGAGCACGACGACATCCACGTCACCCTCGAGACGATCACCGCCGGGCCCGACGGTGGCTACGCCAAGATGCTCTCCGCGGTGCAGGCCGGCAACCCCGCCGACGTCGCGCAGGTCGGCTACGACTCCATCCCCGACTTCCTCATCAACGACGCCCTCGAGGACATCACCGACTACGTCGGCGACTCCGCCGACGACTTCGTGCCGTGGCAGTGGGAGACCGGCGTCTTCGACGACCGCGTCTACGCGGTGCCGCAGGCCTCGGGCCCGCTCGGCCAGTTCTACCGCAAGGACATCTTCGACTCGCTGGGCCTTGCCTACCCCACCACGTGGGACGAGTACTACGAGGCCGCGAAGGTCATCCGTGCCTCCGACCCCAACCGCTACATCGCGGCGTTCGCCTTCAACCAGGCACCGTGGATGATCGGCCTCGCGCAGCAGGGCGGCGCGAACTGGTTCGACACCGAGGACGACGCGTGGGTCGTCGACATCGACGGGGATGCCACCATCAGCGTCGCCGAGTACTGGCAGAAGCTCATCGACGAGGACCTCGTCAAGATCGAGGCCGACTTCTCCAGCGAGTGGAACGCCGACATCCAGAACGGCAACGTCGTCACGTGGATCTCGGGCTCCTGGGCAGACGCCATCCTGCGCGGCACGGCTCCCGACACGGCCGGCTCGTGGGCGGTCGGCCCCGTGCCGCAGTGGAACGCCGGCGACAACGTCTCGGCCACCTGGGCAGGCGGCTCGGCAAGCGTCGTGCTGAAGGGGTCGAAGAACCCCGAGGCCGCGGCGGAGTTCGTCCTGTGGATGAACTCCGACCCCGCCAGCGTCGACATCCTCACCTCGGTGGGCGCCGGCTGGCCGGCCATCGCCGACACCAGCGAGGTCGCGTCGCTGCAGGAGGACCCCGAGGTCTTCGCCTTCTACGGCGGTCAGGACATCTGGGACGTCTTCGCCGAGTCGGATGCCGCGGTCGACACCTCCTGGAAGTGGCCGCCGCTGGCATCCACCCTCTTCGCGTCGCTGACCGACAACGTCAAGGCGGCCGTCGATGCGGGCACCCCGATCGCGGATGCCTACCGCAAGACCCAGTCCGACGTCGTGAACGCGCTCGAAGAGCGCGGCATCACCGTCAAGTGA
- a CDS encoding carbohydrate ABC transporter permease, with protein sequence MSTLVPRRTRRRPRPALWALLLPFVVMFALFFIAPIIYALVQSMFATKSSGLGLGRPETVFVFFDNYARALSDATFVESLGRLLLFSAILVPLMVITALGLALLLDSGRAWGGKFFRVLYFAPYGVPGVVATLLWGFLYVPATSPILQMLEGIGVSINPLSGDNVLFAIANIALWGFAGYNMIILISALHAIPSELYEAARVDGASAWSIIRNIKLPLVRPSLILVTVFTVIGTLQLFVEPLVLRPLTTAISSTFTPNLAAYNQAFAQGNPNLAAAMAVIVAVLGFAFSFGFLRLVNRKGNRAW encoded by the coding sequence ATGAGCACCCTCGTCCCCCGCCGCACCCGGCGCCGCCCTCGCCCGGCGCTGTGGGCGCTGCTGCTGCCCTTCGTCGTGATGTTCGCGCTGTTCTTCATCGCGCCGATCATCTACGCCCTGGTGCAGAGCATGTTCGCCACCAAGAGCTCGGGACTCGGCCTCGGCCGCCCCGAGACGGTCTTCGTCTTCTTCGACAACTACGCCCGCGCCCTGAGCGATGCCACCTTCGTCGAGAGCCTGGGCCGGCTGCTGCTGTTCTCGGCGATCCTCGTTCCCCTGATGGTGATCACGGCGCTGGGACTGGCGCTGCTGCTGGACTCCGGCCGCGCCTGGGGCGGCAAGTTCTTCCGCGTGCTCTACTTCGCCCCCTACGGTGTGCCCGGTGTCGTGGCGACCCTGCTGTGGGGCTTCCTGTACGTGCCCGCCACGAGCCCCATCCTCCAGATGCTCGAGGGCATCGGCGTGAGCATCAACCCGCTCTCCGGCGACAACGTGCTGTTCGCCATCGCCAACATCGCCCTGTGGGGCTTCGCGGGCTACAACATGATCATCCTGATCTCCGCCCTGCACGCGATCCCCTCCGAGCTGTACGAAGCCGCCCGCGTCGACGGCGCCTCGGCGTGGTCGATCATCCGGAACATCAAGCTGCCGCTGGTGCGGCCCTCGCTGATCCTCGTGACGGTCTTCACCGTCATCGGCACCCTGCAGCTGTTCGTCGAGCCGCTCGTGCTGCGGCCGCTGACGACGGCCATCAGCTCGACCTTCACCCCCAACCTGGCCGCCTACAACCAGGCGTTCGCCCAGGGCAACCCGAACCTCGCCGCCGCCATGGCCGTCATCGTCGCCGTGCTCGGCTTCGCGTTCTCGTTCGGCTTCCTCCGCCTCGTCAACCGAAAGGGGAACCGCGCATGGTGA
- a CDS encoding carbohydrate ABC transporter permease — translation MVSPARPASRVAPSSVAVNVVLFVAAIYFVLPLVWVVIAATKSPGDLFATFGLWFSDTPQAWENLTRLFTQDGGAFTRWVLNSVVYSGVGAAVAMVIASACGYAIAKYRFRGREALFSVILGGVLVPATVIALPLYFLLNTVGLTGSYWAVLLPSMVSPFGVYLARIHANASVPDEIIEAARLDGAGDLRIFGSIASRMMMPALVTIFLFQFVTIWNNYLLPLVMLNDTRTFPVTLGLTLWNSQTQRDPMFYQLVVTGSAVSAILLVALMVALQRFWRADLTAGATKG, via the coding sequence ATGGTGAGCCCAGCTCGTCCCGCATCGCGCGTCGCCCCCAGCAGCGTCGCCGTCAACGTCGTCCTCTTCGTCGCCGCGATCTACTTCGTTCTACCGCTGGTGTGGGTCGTGATCGCCGCGACGAAGTCGCCCGGCGACCTGTTCGCCACCTTCGGGCTGTGGTTCTCGGACACCCCGCAGGCGTGGGAGAACCTCACGCGGCTGTTCACGCAGGACGGCGGGGCCTTCACCCGCTGGGTGCTCAACAGCGTCGTGTACTCCGGCGTGGGTGCCGCCGTCGCCATGGTCATCGCGAGCGCGTGCGGCTACGCCATCGCCAAGTACCGCTTCCGCGGCCGCGAGGCGCTGTTCTCGGTGATCCTCGGCGGCGTGCTGGTGCCGGCGACGGTCATCGCCCTGCCGCTGTACTTCCTGCTCAACACCGTGGGCCTCACCGGGTCGTACTGGGCCGTGCTGCTGCCGAGCATGGTGAGCCCGTTCGGGGTGTACCTCGCCCGCATCCACGCCAACGCCAGCGTCCCCGACGAGATCATCGAGGCGGCGCGCCTCGACGGCGCCGGAGACCTGCGCATCTTCGGGTCCATCGCCTCGCGCATGATGATGCCCGCGCTCGTGACGATCTTCCTCTTCCAGTTCGTCACCATCTGGAACAACTACCTGCTGCCGCTGGTCATGCTCAACGACACGCGCACGTTCCCGGTGACCCTGGGCCTGACGCTGTGGAACTCGCAGACCCAGCGCGACCCCATGTTCTACCAGCTCGTGGTCACCGGCTCCGCCGTGTCGGCGATCCTGCTGGTCGCGCTGATGGTCGCCCTGCAGCGGTTCTGGCGCGCCGACCTCACCGCCGGCGCCACCAAGGGCTGA
- a CDS encoding AraC family transcriptional regulator codes for MERRDGFDHQRMSVVPYPLVDAALSRPATRRIVVTDAGHFPQANGHARHRPAGAPETIVIVCVAGKGWIDIGGVHTRIGSSTALVIPNGVPHSYGADAEDPWTIWWCHLRGTDVPELLEAAGVSAAKVTMSLRAVDRATALLDEIATSLERDTTPARLLAASGMAWRLLTQLAVDRALPEDGTPLERAIRYLEERVDGRVQVPDLAAMVGVSTSHLAALFREATGGGVLAYHLAQKMARARRLLDTTHLPVAEVGRAVGMDDPFYFSRQFRRTHGMSPSTYRSTRKG; via the coding sequence ATGGAGCGCCGCGACGGATTCGATCACCAGCGCATGAGCGTCGTGCCGTATCCCCTGGTGGATGCCGCGCTCAGCCGACCCGCCACCCGGCGCATCGTCGTCACCGACGCCGGTCACTTTCCGCAGGCGAACGGCCATGCCCGGCATCGGCCCGCGGGCGCTCCGGAGACCATCGTCATCGTGTGCGTCGCCGGCAAGGGCTGGATCGACATCGGCGGCGTCCACACGCGCATCGGCAGCTCCACGGCGCTCGTGATCCCGAACGGGGTGCCGCACTCGTATGGCGCCGACGCAGAGGACCCCTGGACGATCTGGTGGTGTCACCTGCGCGGGACAGACGTTCCCGAGCTGCTCGAGGCCGCCGGGGTCAGCGCCGCGAAGGTGACGATGTCGCTGCGGGCCGTCGACCGTGCCACGGCGCTGCTGGACGAGATCGCCACGTCGCTCGAGCGCGACACCACTCCCGCCCGGCTGCTCGCGGCATCCGGCATGGCCTGGCGCCTTCTCACGCAGCTGGCCGTCGACCGTGCGCTGCCCGAGGACGGCACCCCGCTCGAGCGCGCCATCCGCTACCTCGAGGAGCGGGTCGACGGCCGCGTGCAGGTGCCTGATCTGGCGGCGATGGTGGGGGTGTCGACGTCGCACTTGGCGGCGCTGTTCCGGGAGGCCACCGGCGGGGGAGTGCTGGCCTACCACCTGGCGCAGAAGATGGCGCGCGCGCGGCGGCTGCTCGACACCACGCACCTGCCGGTGGCCGAGGTCGGCCGCGCCGTCGGGATGGATGACCCGTTCTACTTCTCCCGGCAGTTCCGCCGCACGCACGGAATGAGCCCTTCCACGTACCGAAGCACGCGGAAGGGCTGA